In Magnolia sinica isolate HGM2019 chromosome 12, MsV1, whole genome shotgun sequence, a single genomic region encodes these proteins:
- the LOC131221692 gene encoding (-)-germacrene D synthase-like, which yields MALVPLSSSDDFPTVHLQVKGRDEIARRSANYKPSVWGDHFIASSLHVPDARINERIEELKKEVKRMLRTDSGPFQKMILVDEIQRLGVAYHFEMEIEEAMRQMYYAHINGDYDGGDDLHAVALQFRLLRQHGYNVPSDVFGKFKEDECHFKASLCTNVKGLISLYEAAYLSTRGEDILEEAIAFTSKNLRAMVAHLESPLSSQVAHALKLPLRRGMPCLEARRYISLYQDHESWSDVLLELAKLDFNLLQSLHQGEIGELSRWWRAVDFASKLPFVRDRLVECYFWILGVYFEPKYTFGRIAVTKLISIASVMDDIYDVYGTLEELKPFTEAIQRWDIGAMDQLPEYMQVCFHALYQVVKEIEEKTTNEGRSYTAHYSKEAMKALTRAYLVEAQWFSTGHVPTLDEYLEIAVMSSGYPMLAVQALVGLGDVATKEAFDWVLSVPKIVWSSGLIARIVDDIQTNKVEQSRGDNASSVQCYMKDHGVTEEEACRALYELVTDAWKEINKACLRPTEFPGPILAPSLNLARMMEVLYKNGDGYTDSAGQTKECIASLLVDPIPL from the exons GTGCCTGATGCACGGATTAATGAAAGGATTGAAGAACTGAAGAAAGAAGTGAAGAGGATGCTAAGGACTGATAGTGGGCCATTTCAAAAAATGATCTTGGTTGATGAAATCCAACGTCTCGGTGTGGCTTATCACTTTGAGATGGAGATTGAAGAGGCCATGCGCCAGATGTATTATGCCCATATCAACGGTGATTATGATGGCGGTGATGATCTGCATGCAGTCGCGCTCCAATTTCGACTACTAAGACAACATGGATACAACGTACCATCTG ATGTATTCGGAAAGTTCAAAGAAGATGAGTGCCACTTTAAGGCCAGCTTATGTACCAACGTGAAGGGTTTAATAAGCTTGTATGAAGCAGCATATTTAAGCACAAGAGGAGAAGACATATTAGAAGAAGCCATTGCTTTCACTAGCAAGAACCTAAGggctatggtggcccaccttgaatctCCTCTCTCTAGTCAAGTGGCCCATGCCCTTAAGCTACCGCTACGCAGGGGCATGCCATGCCTAGAGGCCAGGCGCTACATATCTTTGTACCAAGATCACGAATCTTGGAGCGATGTCCTTCTCGAACTTGCCAAGTTAGATTTCAATCTACTACAGTCATTGCACCAGGGAGAGATTGGAGAACTCTCGAG GTGGTGGAGAGCCGTTGATTTTGCCTCAAAATTACCTTTCGTTAGGGACCGTTTGGTTGAGTGCTACTTTTGGATATTGGGTGTGTATTTTGAGCCAAAATACACGTTTGGTAGAATCGCAGTGACCAAACTTATATCCATCGCATCTGTCATGGATGACATATACGATGTGTACGGTACACTGGAGGAACTCAAACCATTCACAGAAGCAATCCAACG GTGGGACATTGGGGCCATGGATCAGTTGCCAGAGTACATGCAAGTTTGTTTCCATGCACTCTACCAGGTTGTCAAAGAAATTGAGGAGAAGACCACAAATGAAGGAAGATCCTACACTGCACACTACTCCAAAGAAGCT ATGAAAGCTTTGACAAGGGCCTATTTGGTGGAGGCCCAATGGTTTAGCACGGGACATGTTCCAACCTTGGATGAATACTTGGAGATTGCAGTCATGTCCAGTGGTTACCCAATGCTAGCCGTCCAAGCCCTGGTAGGCTTGGGTGATGTGGCGACGAAGGAAGCCTTTGATTGGGTGCTGAGCGTACCTAAGATCGTATGGTCCTCTGGTCTAATCGCCCGTATCGTCGATGATATACAAACGAACAAG GTCGAGCAATCTAGAGGAGACAATGCTTCAAGTGTCCAATGCTACATGAAAGATCACGGCGTCACTGAGGAAGAAGCTTGCCGGGCCCTATACGAACTGGTCACCGATGCatggaaagaaataaacaagGCGTGCCTTAGGCCTACAGAATTCCCTGGGCCCATCCTTGCCCCATCACTCAATCTCGCGCGCATGATGGAAGTCCTGTACAAGAATGGCGACGGATATACTGATTCTGCAGGACAGACCAAGGAATGTATTGCATCATTGCTCGTCGATCCCATCCCTCTTTGA
- the LOC131221694 gene encoding large ribosomal subunit protein uL2-like, protein MGRVIRAQRKGAGSVFKSHTHHRKGPARFRSLDFGERNGYLKGVVTEIIHDPGRGAPLARVTFRHPFRYKHQKELFVAAEGMYTGQFVYCGKKANLIVGNVLPLRSIPEGAVVCNVEHHVGDRGVFARASGDYAIVISHNPDNGTSRIKLPSGTKKIVPSGCRAMIGQVAGGGRTEKPLLKAGNAYHKYRVKRNCWPKVRGVAMNPVEHPFGGGNHQHIGHASTVRRDAPPGQKVGLIAARRTGRLRGQAAATAAKSEKGA, encoded by the exons ATGGGGCGTGTGATCAGGGCCCAGCGAAAGGGTGCCGGCTCCGTCTTCAAGTCTCACACCCACCACCGTAAGGGTCCAGCCCGCTTCCGGTCGCTGGACTTCGGCGAGCGCAACGGCTATCTGAAGGGCGTCGTAACGGAAATCATCCACGACCCGGGCCGAGGCGCCCCTCTCGCCCGAGTCACGTTCCGCCACCCTTTCCGCTACAAGCACCAGAAGGAGCTCTTCGTCGCCGCCGAAGGGATGTACACCGGTCAGTTCGTGTACTGCGGCAAGAAGGCCAATCTCATTGTCGGCAACGTCCTTCCCCTGCGGTCGATCCCTGAGGGTGCTGTCGTGTGCAACGTCGAACACCATGTAGGCGATCGCGGCGTGTTCGCTCGGGCTTCTGGAGATTACGCGATCGTGATTAGTCATAATCCTGATAACGGCACCTCCAG GATCAAGCTTCCTTCTGGGACCAAGAAGATTGTGCCAAGTGGATGCCGTGCCATGATTGGCCAGGTTGCAGGTGGGGGCCGGACAGAGAAGCCCCTCCTCAAGGCTGGCAACGCATACCACAAGTACAGGGTCAAGAGGAACTGCTGGCCCAAGGTCCGTGGTGTGGCCATGAATCCTGTGGAGCATCCCTTTGGAGGTGGTAACCACCAGCACATTGGACATGCCAGCACTGTCCGTCGTGATGCCCCACCTGGCCAGAAGGTTGGTCTCATTGCTGCAAGGAGGACTGGTCGGCTCCGTGGGCAGGCTGCCGCCACTGCTGCAAAATCAGAGAAAGGTGCTTAG